Part of the Paenibacillus guangzhouensis genome is shown below.
CATAATATGTTTGGGATGCTTCGTTTTGCTTAGACCATTTCGAATGACAGATACATAAGGATTCATCGCAGCGGGGGTAGAAATGTCGGATAGATGGGTGTACGTGCTTCTCACACCTTGACCACTCCTTTTAATCATTCCGTTTTTCGCTATCTTATTCAACTTGTAGATGAACTATGTTCCGATTTAAGGGTTTGTTCGTACGATAAGAGGCTTTTGTGAACAAAACGGAGAATGTATATAAGGAATATACAAATGCTAGGAAGGAAATAAGACATGATTGAAAAATTTACAGTTCATATCTCAGCACTATACAGAGAAAGATTGATAAGAGTTTGTCTCCCAAAGGGGTATGAGAATTCTAATAAACATTATCCAGTTTTGTATATGCACGATGGACAGAATTTATATCGAGATGAAGATTCATTTTTTGGTTCTAGTTGGAGAATTGCTGATTGTCTTGAGGAAATTGGCCTAGAACTTATCGTTGTTGGTATTGATTGTAACCCGCAAGGAACAAAACGTTTTGATGAATACGGTCCTTGGGTAAGTGAAAAAAGCATAAATAGAGGTTTATTCATCGATGAATCGATTGATTTAGGTGGAGAAGGAGAACAGTATATTGATTTTATCGTAGAAGAATTAAAGCCATATATCGATGATAAGTACAAGACAATCGTAGATGATACGGCAATGGCGGGAAGCTCATCAGGAGGTATGATTTCTACTTATGCCATGTGCAAATACCCTACTATATTTAGAAGAGTAGCTACACTTTCTAATGCTTTTTGGTTAAGCCAGAAAGAAATAGAGGACTTTGCTAAAAAAAGTGATTTATCAGATGTAAAAAAGTTTTATTTTGATGTAGGAACGCAAGAACAAACAGCAACGTTTGGTTCGGAAGTTTATGTAAATTCGAATATTTCCTTCAAGAATGTGATGGATGAAAAGAATATCAATTATCGTTTTGAAATTGTTGAGGGTGCCATTCATAATGAAGTTGCTTGGCGAACACGTTTTCCTAATATTCTTCTATATTTGTATCAAGAATAATAACAAATTCAAAAGATCTGAAATAGTGGCAGCCGGTCAAACGAGCGGCTGCCGTTTTCATTGTTGTGAATGACAGGATAATATGGAAAAATACATGTCAAAATAGCATTTACAATCCGGAACGTATGTTCTAATATTGAGTAGTGAATATGTGTTTATTGGGTTACATACGGAAAAAGCGAGAAAGGAAGATGCTTATGATTACCATTTATGATTGGTTTGGCTATGAATTGCCGAATAAGGAACGTTTTCAGTTAATAAAAGAAGCTGGATTTGATGGCGTTTTATTATGGTGGAGTGATGGCTTTGGTCGCGACTGCTTTGGTCGGGACGATTTCCGCAACGGTCCGCAATTTGCGCGAGAAGCGGGTCTTTTTATAGAAAATATCCACACACCAGTCCACAACGAAAACAACCTCTGGCTTGACAATCTGGACGGTGAAGCCGTAACTGATTGCTATTTGCAATGTGTTGCAGATTGTGCCGAATTTGAGATTCCGACAATGGTGGTGCACTTGCCGGGCGAAAACAATCCATATAATACATTAGGACTGGATAGAATCAAGAGAATCACTGAAAAGGCTGAACAGCTTGGTGTCAATATTGCACTGGAGAACTTATGGAATTTTTCCAATTTGGCCTATGTGCTGGAGCAAGTGGATTCCCTGCGAATCGGATTCTGTTATGACTCCGGACATCACTACCGCTATTATCCAGGTGATGATTTATTATCCATGTACGGTTCACGTCTGATGGCACTACATTTGCATGATAATAACGGAAGTTATGCCCAGCACGGGTTACCCTTTGACGGCACGATTGATTGGGCTACAACCATGAAAAAAATTGCGGAAACGAATTATTCAGGCGCGACTGCAATAGAGGCGATGAATTGGGATTATGAGGATTTGTCGGCTATACAGTTTTTAGACAAGGCGTTTGAGCGAGCAAAAAGGCTGGAAGCATTAAGACTCTATAATCCATAAAGTGAATAATAATCATGTCACTGGAGGGGAAAGGCTTGGATCAAAAATCAATGGAGGATCTTGAACTCATTGATACCTATAAACGAGCACCACTTGAATTATCGCAGGCAATTGCTGGACTATGTGATGTTGAGTTGGATCTAACCAGAGCCAATGGTAAATGGTCAATTAGAGAAATTATTCATCATATCATTGACTGTGATATGAATTATTTCCAGATTAATCGATATGCACTGGCGGACTCTGGAGCCAAGTTTTTGTTCAATGCGTTTGATTCGCACGTTTGGAACCAAACAATGAATTACAAAAATCGTTCAGTTTCACTAGAGCTTAAATTATTTGGCATGATGAGGGAATATATAGCATACCTTTGCAATTTTTTGCCAAATTCAATGGATAGGGTCCTTGTACATGAATTTGGGACAGCAACTGTTCGTGACGCAATCAAGCATGACATCCAGCATGCTGCGAATCACATTGAACAAATACTCGAGACGCGCAGGATACATAACATATAGAATCTTATCACTGTATTCACGGAAAAGCAGGAATTGTAATCCAGATTAACGCATTGGAAGTCATAGCCCTTTTAAGGAGTGGAAAGATGCAACCAACTCTAGTTGATATTTCTGAATATAAAATTATTGGTATTGGAAATATTGGTAAACCAACCCATCCTGGGGATGTCTGGCCAGCTTTGTTCACCCGAATAAACGAAGTTACAGATCGAATAAATCATCATGAGACAATTGGATTAATCAAACGAAATGAACCCGGCTATCTAGCAGGTGTGAGAACCGAGTCTTTAAGTGAGGTGCCAGAAGGCATGTTTATGTATAAAATTCCCGCTGGCCAATATGCAGGAGTAACTCATAGAGGACCTATAAGTAAGATAAACGAATCGTTTGAAAAACTTATTTACTGGCTCAGCACTAATAATTATGAGGAATTCGATGTTGTCTGTATTGAAATATATGATGAAAGATTTAAGGGTGAAGAGGACGACAGTGAGCTCGATATGTTCATTCAGCTAAAACCAATATGAATATTTTGTCATTCAACTAACGGGATACGATAAATAAATGCCCTCCTTGATATGTTATTATGGATAATAGAATGACTGCCATCATAGCTAATTATTTATAGAACATAGGAGGATTACATGTCCTGGAGCAAATTGAAGCAACATCTGGAGAGTTTTCTCTGTCCTGCGTTATATGGAAGGGTCGAATACCGTGCAACCAGCTACCGTTATTTACCTGATAAAGCAGGACTTTGTTATATTGCGGTAGATAAAAAGAATGTATTCAATATGAGTGATATAACCTTAATTAAATGGTATCAAACCGAGCTGGAAATTAAGAATGATTCAGATATCCAAATTCCAATCAGCAATGAAGAAATTGAAACGGTCAGAAAGGAAACCAAAGGGAATGTTCCCGAGGATCGTCTAAAAGTAATTGCAAGAAATAGAAAAATATCAGAATATGCAAAGGAGCTTTTGTCAGCACAACAATCATTAAGTAAATCAAATTTTACCGTCGTAGCTAAAAAGTTTTTATCCATTTCAATAGAAGAAAGCATAGAGAGCAATGATATCTTATTGAATATTCTAGCTTTGGTGGACAGACGAGTTGGGAAAAAACGAATTTTGGACATGAATGAGAAGATGAAGTTAAAGCATCCAATTGTTCAGTATTTTTATGAACTACGGCTATCTACCTTATAGTTGACTCTTGATATTTATGGTACCAAGTTTTTGTATTGTATGACATATCGGGTGACAAGAATATATATGCTTAAAAGTCGCGTACTTGCGGCTTTTTTTGCTTTAACAGTATAGGATCTTGTCAAAAATCAATGACAAACAGACAGAAGAATGTGATGGAACAGCAATTTATTATTGCTCTCTATTTTGCCAGAGGCACACATCCGCTTCTCCTGCAATATGATGAGTTTAGAAATATAAAGAGGTGAGCCAATGGCAGTTGTAAAAGCTAGGAAAAGGGATATTGATATGTTGGCAAGGTTGCTTCGGGCTGAAGCTGAGACCGAAGGCGAAATGGGCATGCTCCTTGTTGGAAATGTTGGCATTAACCGAATAAGAGCGAATTGCTCCGATTTTAAAGGGATCCGAACTATTCCCGAAATGATCAACCAGGCACATGCGTTCGAAGCGTTGCAACATGGTCTGTACTATCAAAACGCAAGAGATAGGGAGCGCCGTCTGGCGCAACGAGCTGTGAATGGGGAGCGGAATTGGCCAGCTAAATTCTCCCTATGGTATTTCCGTCCAGGATCGTTCGAAAATCCCGGCCCATGTCCGCCAACTTGGTATAATCAGCCGTTAGCAGGACGATGGAAGAAGCACTGTTTTTATGAACCGACCGCGGAAGAATGTGAAAGTGTATATAGTACGTTTTAATTTATAAACGAAAAGAGCTCAGGATTTTTCACCTGTCTTGTCCAGCCATGTGTCGGTTGACAAATTTTATCTCATAAAGTGCCGCGTAAATCGTGGCTTCTTTGTGTTTAGAGCAATCGGCAGCAGGCAAGATAAAAAGATGCCATTTTTACTTATAATCAAATAGTACCCCCAATGTATAAATTTCTTCAGTTAAACTTATAGAGGACTTATATCACTTGGTGGTGGGCTTATGCGAAATATAGATTACATAAATTATTATTGGCAAGATGATGAAGTTAGATTGCGTTCAATACAGGCTGAAGATTGGGAGAGTTCATATCTAAGTGGATTCGATACCCCTGCTCGACGTTTTCTAGAATGTGTCATTGAATTACCGCCTACAATCTCAGGAGCAAAGAAATTCGTAGAAGCAAACGTTGAATTTTCCTCCACGAATGGGCGAATTATGTTTACAATTGAAAATTTGAACGGTGAAAGTGTAGGAGGCATTAATCTAAACAGCATCGATGAAAGAAACGGGACGTTTAGTATAGGTATCGTAATAGATAAAGAGTATCGTGGTAAGGGCTATGGTACAAGAGCTATGAAAATCCTTCTAAAATATGCTTTTCTGGAACGGAGACTTAATAAATTTAATGACTACGTTCTTGAAGGGAATGAAGCATCAGCGAGAATGGTGCAGAAGCTTGGCTGCGTTCGAGAAGGTGTACGTCGACAAGTGGTATATATAAATGGTCAATATTTAGATTTTATTTTGTTTGGATTAACGAAAGATGAATATATCGAGAAGCATAAAGTGATTTAGTAATACATAGAGGCTAACTGTTATAACGATCGGCTACCGATAAGTACCTGAAGACTTTGAAAGTCGCATGATAGGCGGCTTTTTTGTTGTTACAGCTCGAGTAAGATCTTGATTAAGCTTTAGATGACTGTCGTCAGATAAGATAATGGTATACGAAGGAATTGCATGCAATTGGTGGAATATTATTACTATGCAAAGAAAAGTTTCAAATACAAAAGAGGAGCTGGAAAAATTGAAACCTATTATTGTAGGAATTGCAGGCGGTTCGGGCAGTGGGAAATCAACTTACTGCGAAATTATAGTTAAAGAACTTAAAGATTATCAAGTGGCTGTTGTCTCAACAGACGATTTCTATAAAAAGGATTTACCAAAGATGATATCGCCTGTATCAAATATGGAATACGACGATTTTAACCATCCAGATGCATTGGATTATAACAAGTTAATGGTGCATATAAACAACTTACTGAGTACTGATAATCATCCTGAAGTAGTTATTTTAGAAGGCATTTTCACACTTTACTTTGAAGAGCTAAGAAAAATGTTAGACTTAAAGATCTTTGTTGATCTTGATTCAGATGAACGCATGTATCGTAGGATACGTAGAAATATGAAAAATTGGGGGGCGGGTTTTGATGAAGTTGCAACATATTACCTAGATGCTGCAAAACATAGAGAAATCGAATTTGTACTTCGTACTAAAAATTTTGCTGATATCGTCATTAATGGTAACCATCTAGAAGGCATATCGAAGAATATTATCTGTTGTTGGATAAGCAGTATGATAAAAAAATAAGCCAATCGCGCAGAAAAATCAATACCTGATAACCAGTCGCAGCTATACTGACAACAAATTGTATATCAGAAGCGTCTAATCATCGTACAGACAACAGCAACAGGAGTGGAACAGATGCAAGTAAAACTGATGACAATATGCGGTGCCGTTCTAGCATCTATGCTCTTATGGGCAGGAAGTGCGGCCGCAGAAGAACGGTTTGTCGATCTGCAGCATTCGAAGTGGGCAGAAGACAGTATTACCTACATGGCAAAACGAGGAACAGTGGCTGGATATGGCAATGGGATATTTATGCCCGAGGGGCATGTAACAAGGGCGCAAGCCGTCACTTTCATGGTGCGAGAGCTTTATCCGCAACAACTGCAGCAAGCAGTGGAAGGCACGAAATATACAGATGTTCCGACAACACATCCTTTTTATCGAGAAATCACTATAGCGGCAAAAAATGGGCTGGCCAGCGGATTCCCTGACGGCACCTTCCATCCGGATACACCGATTAGCCGCGCAGAGACTGCTGCATTCCTGTCACGCGCATATTCGCTCGAGGAAGGAAAGCAACCCGTAGGTTTGACGGATACACAGAAGCATTGGGCGGCAGCACCAATTCTCATCATGAGCTCCAACGGATTGATCAGCGGATATTCGGATGGTACCTATCGTCCGGATCAACCTGTCACGCGTGCGGAGTTTGCCGTATTTATGACGCGAGTGATTCGGTTCGAACGCGAAGAAGCCATTCGGGCACACGATTGGGATAGGCTGCTATCTTATATGACCGTAAGCGAGCAAGTTGGCCAAATGCTGATGCCTGACATTAGGCAATGGAACGGGCAAGTGACAACGACTGTCAATGAAGGACTGAAACGCAGCATTCATGATCAAGACTTGGGCGGACTTATTCTTTTCGACAAAAATATTGTAGATATGAGGCAGGTCACAACACTTACACATCATTTGCAAATGGAAGCAGGGGACATTCCTTTGTTTCTTGGCATCGACCAAGAAGGAGGCGTTATTAAGCGAATCCCAGGCGGGACGAATCTGCCGGGTCAAATGGCGCTTGGTGCAACCAGAGATACAAAGCTGGCCGAAGCAGCCGGACAGTTGACAGGGGAGGAGCTTAGAGCACTTGGGCTGCAGGTCAATTTTGCACCGGTGCTCGACATTAATAGCAATCCAGACAACCCGATCATCGGTATGCGGTCGTTTGGCTCGGATGCGGATTTAGTGACACGGCTTGGTCTCGCAACGATGAAAGGGCTGCGGCAATCAGGGGTGATCGCGGGAGTCAAGCATTTTCCGGGGCATGGCGACACGACGGTAGACTCCCATCTGGGTATGCCTGTGCTGACACATAACCGCGAACGGCTCGATGCAGTGGAACTGAAACCGTTTCGGGCTGCGATCGACAATGGGGTGGAGATGATCATGACCGCGCATATTGCCTTCCCTGTCGTAGATAACGAACACATCATTTCGCTGAAGGACGGAAACAGCGTGCCGATCCCTGCCACGTTATCTAAGAAGGTGCTGACCGGACTGCTTCGGGGAGAACTGGGATATAAAGGAGTCATCATTTCCGATGCCTTTACCATGAATGCGATTGCGGAGCATTTTGGGGAAAATAAAGCGGTGGAACGTGCAGTCTCCGCAGGTGTTGATATCATCCTTATGCCGCAAGATCCAGCAGCTGCACATCAAACGCTGCTGAACGCGGTTAAGAGAGGGACTATCCCGATCGAAACGATCCAAGCATCCGTGAAGCGCATTTTGGAGTTGAAATCGAAATATGGTTTGTTTGACCGTAGCGAAAGCCTCGCGCATAAATTGGCCGAGCTTAACCATGTCATTGGATCCGAGGAGCATCGCACGGTGGAACGGGAAATCGCAGAGCGGGCGGTGACATTATTGGCCGGCCGAGACAGTGGCCATCCGGATCAAATTCATAAAGGCGACCGAGTTGTTATTGCCGCAACGGAAGAGGAGCAGGCGAAACAGCTCGAGAGGCAGCTGATACAAGCTGCAAATAACCTATCGTTAAAGACGGAAATTTTCGTTATCGGCCAAGGAAAAACGAATGAAGCGCTTCAGGCGTTTGATAAGGCGGATTACGTCATCCTGGCCTCTTACCAGTTCCGTAATGTGGCTAGTCAGTTCAAATGGGCCGATTATCAAACCTTGGTTGATGAGATGAATAAGCGTAATAAGCGTTACACACTACTATCGCTCGGCAACCCGTACGAGACGATCTATTTGCAGAACGTGCGCTCGGGGCTTGCTGTATACGGAAAGCAGGAGCCGAATACAGCTGCTGGAATCAAAGTGCTGTTCGGTCGATTAGAAGCCAGCGGTGTGTTGCCAGTGACAACGGATCAAAGCACGGTTAGTACGAATTAACTTTGAAATTATCAATATTTTAGTTTGGTAAAATAACTAAAACGCGGTTGCCGACATCGATCGGCAGCCGCGTTTTGCTAAGTGCAGGATAACGCAACTAGAGATGAAGTTTGACTCCTTTATCTAACAATGGGTACATGTGCCGATCCGAGCCTTGAGATTTGGGAGAATAGAACAGCCATATCTATTGGTGATAGATCAAATTCCCGCTGAATCCAGAATTGAATGGTCCCCACATAGGCTGAAGCCAGATAAGCAAACAAATACTGTTGTTTTGCAGGTATATCGGCTGAATTAGTCTGCCGATATTCTGCTCGGTAGGCGTTAATGAATTGTTGATTGATTAATTCGGTCATCTGGCGTGAAAGATCCGTGTCACCTCCTGGGCCCAAGAATACTTTGAAAAAGCGTTTTTGCTCAAATACAAATTCGAATGGACGCACGTAACCTGCTGGTGGATCTTTAAAGGGCTCACGATTTCCTAGCGTGTGGCCAAGTTTTTTTATGATCCGATGAAACTGTTCCAATATCTCATTTTTGAATTGTTCATAAAAATCTTGAATGCCTTGATAGTGCAAATAGAAGGTGCCTCTATTAAGTCCAGCTGTATCTGTCAGTTCTTTTACAGTAATGTTCTCCAATGATTTTTCTGGTGCCAAATCAAGCAAAACTTCTCTTAATAGAGTGCGGGTTCTCAAAATGCGCCGGTCAATTTTTTCAATCATTACAGTTCTCCCTAATAAAATTGTAACTTTACTGATCTTTTTGTGCTCAGCTGTTGATTAATGAACAGAAATATGAATTATGATCATCGATTTTTGAGTGTTCTCATTATAATCAATAAGTAAAAGTTAATCAACACTATGTTCAGTAAAAAGGAGAGTCGTAATGATTAACCATCAAGAAGCCCTAGAATCGTCTAGACAACTTAATGAGGTTCCTACACGAAGAACATTCATACTTGCGCTGATGGCTATTATCCCTGGCATGATGATGGTGATGATCGATAGCACCGCAATGAATGTAGCCATTCCTAGCTTGACCAGAGATTTTGGAGTTTCTTTTGACGCGTTACAGTGGGTGATTACTGGTTATATGCTAGCTATGTCCGTTACGATACCACTTGCAGGTTGGTTCTCGGATAGACACGGAGCAGCGAAAGCATATATCATAACAGTTATTTTATTTGTAATGGGATCACTTCTATGTGCATTGGCTCAAAACGCTATGCAGTTAACTATTTTTAGGATTATCCAGGGGCTTGGAGGGGGGATGGTTCAACCTATTGGGATGGCTATGGTGTTTCGCCTTGCACCGGAGAATAAGAAAGGTCAGATTATGGGTATGCTTGGCATTCCTATGCTGCTAGCGCCGGCTTCGGGACCCGTCTTGTCTGGTTGGCTGTTAGAATCTAGTGGCTGGCATTGGATTTTTCTTATTAATCTACCCTTGGGAATGATTACTGTTTATTTAGGAACACGATATTTAGTTGATGCAAATTCTCTAAAAATTACGTCTTCCTTGGATACTAAGCACCCCTTAGATATAATCGGGTTATTTTTAGCTCCTATGGCTTTTGTTTTACTCGCGCTAAGCATAAATATGGATGCTGTCTCCTGGCTTGTTTGGCTAATGGGAGCAGCCGGTATTATATTACTGATTTGGTTATGGTTGCATGAAATAAAACATCCACATCCCATCTTAGCGCTTCAGGCTTTCCGAGCAATCAGCTTTAGAAGAGGTATGTTTGTGAGTTGGATACAATACATCGCACTGAATGGATCACTCGTATTTATCCCACAGTATCTTCAAAATTTCAGAGGGTATAGCCCATTTCAAGCTGGTCTGGTAATGAGCTTGCTAGCTATTACTTCTGGATTGCTTATGCCGATCGGCGGGAAGCTTTTCGATAGGGTGGGTATACGACCTCTTGCAGGCTCGGGTCTTGGAACGATTGCCTTGGGTTTAATGCTCCTCTCACAAATTGGCCCGGACACAGGAGGGGTGCTGATTGGAGGAATCGTAGGGTTGCTTGGAATTGGTATGGGACTGTGTATGATGTCTCTCAATACCTATATTCTTCAATCGGCTCCCGCGGAGCTGATCAGTCGAGTTACACCCTTAACCTCAGCAAGTTCCAATTTAATTATTCCTATTGCAATTGCTGGCTTAAGCAACTTTCTGGCGATCCGAGCTGCCGTACGAACAACGCAAGTAGGCGGTAATACATCTATGGCTGAGATGGCGGGTTATTCTGATACCTTCTTATTTACGGCTTGCATTGCTTTATTCGGGGCATTGTTCAGTCTACTGCTCAAGCCTAAACGCAAGGGATAGATGTTAATGCTATGGTTAAGTTAAGTATCATCCTGGACTTTGTTCCCTAGTAAATACTTACGGGATCGGCCTGCGAAGAGTTGTTCAGAAACCGCGTTTTTCGGAGGGAACACCTTGCTAAATGCACAGCAGCATTTTAGCAGCAAGTAAAGATGAAACCCCACCGGCTTCGGCTGGTGGGGTTATTATTTGAATGAGCAACTACGCTTTAGAGGGGGAGTGACTGCATATATCTAGATGTATAAAGCAAAGGATGTGTTAAGTGGCATTGAATGGCCTTCCGTGATTAGATACCGAAACCACCAATACATGCACAAGAAACAATAACTAACAAGATGAACAATACAAGGATAGTACCAGTGCTTGTAAAGAACCCTCCACGTACATCGGACATTTCAACACCTCCTTAATTAAGAATACACGTTATGTTATGAAGGCTGATCATACTTTGTTTGGACGTTTGTCACTGTTTTTTTTCTACTTTTAATAAGCATGGACTACTCATGGGGCTTTTATTGTAAACAAGAAGAACGAGATCGAAGTAATTGAAAAATGCAACAACTCAATCTAACCGAAGTCGACGCTCAGGGGAAATGATATCCTTGTGAAGGTTAAACGGGGTAGATTCTGCCCTTAGCAAAATGAAAAAAGGAGCTGTTTGTGCAGCTCCTTAGTCTTTCGTATGTATCTGTTCATAAAATACTGATGTTATAATTTTTCAACTAATTCGATAATAACTCCGTCTGGGTCTCGGAAGATTACCCATTTGCGAGCATTAATCACCGTAGTAAGTGAGTCTGGTACAATATTGATTGGAGAGAAGAATTCGATTCCTTTTGACTCCAGTTCTTGTTTTGTTTGTTCCAGATCCTTTACATAGAAGCCGAAGTGCGTCGTTGAAAAAGAATGTAACGGAAGCGGTGCATCTATAGGAGATTTCGGCGATTCAAACTCCATTAATTGGATGACATTTTGTTCCGATTTTAAGTACGCCACACGCAGTCGAGTATCGGGAACGCCAAGGCCTTGTGAAATTTCCTCTCCATCAAAGGCATCGGTCGGTCCAACGATCACCTCTAGACCCAAGATATCGCGGTAAAAAGAGACGGATTTCTCCAAATTAGAAATAATAATGCCTACATGATAAAATCCTTGTAATTCCATAAAATACCTCCTAGTATAATCAATGATCCGACTTCATTATACATGTATCGTTATAGAATAGGAATCTTTTCCTCGTAAATTCTATCATGATCGAGATGGTCTAAAAATGAGAAAACCGATAGAACTTTACACACGAACATTTGTTTGTTATTATTTTTGTAAAATATGGGAGGTGAGGTTATTGGACAGTTCAAGTATATTGATTGACCTTCTACTAAATAAATACAATGCGGACCAGAAGTGGACTCGTAAGGTGATTGAACAGTTATCGGAGGAAGATATTATTTGGTCACCGACACCAGAGAGTAATAGCATCGCGAATTTAATAACGCACATTTCAGGCGCC
Proteins encoded:
- a CDS encoding VOC family protein; this encodes MELQGFYHVGIIISNLEKSVSFYRDILGLEVIVGPTDAFDGEEISQGLGVPDTRLRVAYLKSEQNVIQLMEFESPKSPIDAPLPLHSFSTTHFGFYVKDLEQTKQELESKGIEFFSPINIVPDSLTTVINARKWVIFRDPDGVIIELVEKL